A portion of the Leptospira noumeaensis genome contains these proteins:
- a CDS encoding ABA4-like family protein: MNPSLIFKIANGITLLSWLVLILSPNQKKVIRVLRFFVSGLLLGGVYIFAILIGNGEAKGDFSSLESVRSLFANDYFLLGGWVHYLAFDLFLGTWEVEDSFKEGINRFLLIPVLALTFYFGPAGFVLYLVLRFVTKTIIKKEKTT; encoded by the coding sequence ATGAATCCTTCCTTAATTTTTAAAATTGCCAACGGGATCACTCTTCTTTCCTGGTTGGTTTTGATTTTATCACCAAACCAAAAAAAGGTGATTCGTGTTTTAAGATTTTTTGTCTCTGGGCTTCTACTTGGTGGAGTTTATATATTTGCCATCCTCATTGGAAATGGAGAGGCAAAAGGGGATTTTTCCAGTTTGGAATCGGTCAGATCATTATTTGCCAATGACTATTTTTTACTCGGAGGATGGGTTCATTACTTAGCCTTTGATTTGTTTCTTGGAACTTGGGAAGTAGAGGACAGCTTTAAAGAAGGGATCAATCGTTTCCTTCTGATCCCCGTTCTGGCCCTTACATTTTATTTCGGGCCAGCGGGTTTTGTTTTGTATTTGGTCTTACGTTTTGTAACCAAAACTATAATCAAAAAGGAAAAAACAACCTAA
- a CDS encoding adenylate/guanylate cyclase domain-containing protein, with amino-acid sequence MDNEAMLEEERAKYAELEVLYQNIIDHSTEIENELLENNKTIQMYLDRMRRYLSPQLYEMVTGGAEGETSISHQRRKLTIFFSDIVGFTTITDSIEPEILSDCLNKYLDVMSSIAIKYGGTIDKFIGDAIMIFFGAPSFENDKTHALNCVKMAIEMRDSLPALDEYWRKSGINHNLTCRIGINTGYVTVGNFGTNERMDYTIIGGPVNVASRLEHASDAGEILISNATKSLIDEFIDTIPKGEIVVKGVHTPIETFQVISLKNDQEKKENPFLKFDNEGFLLKPLHFDKLSTNPEERRLMQNALEKALAALR; translated from the coding sequence ATGGACAATGAAGCAATGTTGGAGGAAGAACGGGCAAAATACGCAGAATTAGAAGTCCTTTACCAAAACATCATTGACCACTCGACAGAAATCGAAAACGAACTCCTTGAAAATAACAAAACCATCCAAATGTACTTGGATCGTATGCGTCGTTATTTATCTCCTCAACTTTATGAAATGGTAACTGGTGGTGCAGAAGGAGAAACTTCGATATCACACCAAAGACGAAAACTCACTATATTTTTTTCTGATATTGTTGGATTTACAACCATCACAGATTCCATAGAACCAGAAATCCTTTCGGACTGTCTGAACAAATATTTAGATGTGATGTCGAGTATTGCCATCAAATACGGTGGAACCATTGATAAATTCATTGGGGATGCGATCATGATTTTTTTCGGAGCACCTAGTTTCGAAAATGATAAAACACATGCGTTAAACTGTGTTAAGATGGCCATTGAAATGCGAGATAGTTTGCCTGCATTAGATGAATATTGGAGAAAATCAGGAATCAACCACAACCTAACTTGCCGAATTGGAATCAATACTGGTTATGTGACGGTTGGGAATTTTGGAACCAACGAAAGAATGGATTATACCATCATAGGTGGGCCGGTCAACGTAGCCTCTCGGTTGGAACATGCCTCAGATGCTGGGGAAATCCTCATATCCAACGCAACCAAATCTCTGATAGACGAATTCATCGATACAATACCAAAGGGTGAGATTGTTGTCAAAGGTGTCCACACACCGATAGAAACCTTCCAGGTGATCAGTTTAAAGAACGACCAAGAGAAAAAAGAAAATCCGTTTTTGAAGTTCGATAATGAGGGTTTCCTTCTCAAACCACTCCATTTTGATAAACTGAGCACAAATCCCGAAGAACGCCGATTAATGCAAAACGCATTAGAAAAAGCGCTTGCCGCATTACGATAA
- a CDS encoding PP2C family protein-serine/threonine phosphatase — translation MPQSPSNENRFVLSDYYKKQLKEIAYQGEFRAETFATRFRFFFLGFLVIFATLGLLSGRPRIEFYYQISAILVLLCYNFVVLYSLKKSGKYLNIFKFLSSFLEITLLTFVTGYTAYSQKNPSLVYAAPMIYVFFILIALASIRNNTKTIIFAVVVLIVEYASLTIYFYPEMTSFNAKLIELSDYLKPTFLEQNSTFFLVSAVPMGIFLILLYMVVTGGLILYAILNTSRTTQEQADLIFNTEKQAILEENMRLGMELDVARQIQAMVLPRNEELKEIQELEISARMDSANEVGGDYYDVIHHEDGTVYIGIGDVTDHGLASGVVMLMTQSAFITTLRSKVISLRESLRSINSILFSNIHVRMNDIRNLTLSLFSYKNGVFTTAGQHETIMVYRHATKKTEIIDTVDNGMLVGLTESIDEFIHEKPIHLNPKDIILLYTDGATEAENSKREQFGSHRLIESLEKHIGLESTDAILDAIFKDIYVFIDGMEVYDDITIMIMRKRG, via the coding sequence ATGCCGCAATCTCCTTCAAACGAAAATCGATTCGTCCTTTCGGACTATTACAAGAAACAACTTAAAGAGATTGCCTACCAGGGAGAATTCCGCGCCGAAACCTTTGCGACTCGGTTCCGATTCTTCTTCCTAGGATTTTTAGTTATTTTTGCTACCTTAGGCCTTCTTTCCGGTCGCCCCCGAATCGAGTTCTACTACCAGATTTCTGCCATCCTAGTTCTTCTCTGTTACAACTTTGTTGTTTTGTATTCCTTAAAGAAATCGGGAAAGTATCTCAATATCTTTAAGTTTCTATCTTCCTTTTTAGAAATTACTCTCCTTACATTTGTTACAGGGTATACTGCATACTCTCAAAAAAATCCAAGCCTTGTTTATGCAGCCCCGATGATTTATGTATTTTTCATCCTGATTGCACTGGCTTCCATACGTAATAATACTAAGACTATCATCTTTGCCGTCGTCGTTCTCATTGTTGAGTATGCATCACTGACCATCTACTTCTATCCAGAGATGACAAGTTTCAATGCCAAACTCATTGAACTATCGGATTATCTGAAACCAACATTCTTGGAACAAAACAGCACTTTCTTTTTGGTCAGTGCTGTTCCTATGGGAATTTTTCTCATCCTTCTGTACATGGTTGTTACAGGGGGTCTCATCCTATATGCCATTCTCAATACTTCGCGAACGACGCAGGAACAAGCAGATTTAATTTTTAACACAGAAAAACAAGCCATCTTGGAAGAGAACATGCGTCTTGGTATGGAGTTAGATGTAGCAAGGCAAATCCAAGCCATGGTACTTCCCCGTAATGAGGAATTAAAAGAAATCCAAGAATTAGAAATTTCAGCGAGAATGGATTCGGCCAATGAAGTGGGAGGAGACTATTATGATGTCATCCACCATGAAGACGGAACGGTTTACATTGGGATTGGGGATGTAACCGACCACGGTCTTGCCTCTGGTGTTGTGATGCTTATGACTCAGTCAGCGTTTATCACCACCTTACGTTCTAAAGTAATTTCCTTACGAGAATCTCTTCGTTCCATCAATTCCATTTTGTTTTCCAACATTCATGTGCGGATGAATGACATTCGTAACCTCACTTTATCCTTGTTTTCCTATAAAAATGGTGTGTTTACCACCGCGGGACAACATGAAACCATTATGGTTTATCGACATGCCACAAAAAAAACCGAGATCATTGATACAGTTGATAATGGTATGTTAGTTGGTTTAACCGAATCTATCGATGAATTTATCCATGAAAAACCAATCCATCTCAATCCAAAAGACATCATTCTTTTGTATACGGATGGAGCTACTGAGGCAGAAAACTCAAAAAGAGAACAATTTGGTTCTCATAGGTTAATTGAATCTTTAGAAAAACATATCGGCCTAGAATCAACAGATGCAATTTTAGATGCTATCTTTAAGGATATTTATGTTTTCATTGATGGAATGGAAGTTTACGATGATATTACCATCATGATTATGAGAAAAAGAGGATAA
- a CDS encoding TetR/AcrR family transcriptional regulator, with product MKPSKKKQSRPKANSDTSAKSSGYHHGNLREEVLEHSRKVLESKGVSSLSLRDIATDLGVSHTAPYRHFPKKMDLLQALVTEGFQELTKGMERAWNHSEDPLEKVKMAGVEYIFLLLKNPRRTELMFGGELYVSGDPISEDLRECGNQAYLGMFKIVEFGQKSLKLKNSVPTATLMMSFWSGVHGFAVLNERKWKQIKSTAEETIFRKEVDQILEIMIEGTRL from the coding sequence ATGAAACCATCCAAAAAAAAACAATCCCGCCCGAAAGCAAATTCTGACACCTCTGCAAAATCAAGTGGATACCACCATGGAAACCTAAGGGAAGAGGTTTTGGAACATTCGAGAAAGGTCTTAGAATCAAAAGGTGTCTCTTCTCTCAGTTTAAGAGATATCGCCACCGATTTAGGTGTGAGCCATACGGCCCCCTATAGACATTTTCCTAAAAAAATGGATCTCCTCCAGGCTTTGGTAACGGAAGGGTTTCAGGAATTAACAAAAGGGATGGAGAGGGCTTGGAACCATTCCGAGGATCCATTGGAAAAGGTGAAAATGGCAGGTGTGGAATATATTTTTCTTCTCCTCAAAAATCCGAGAAGGACTGAACTCATGTTTGGTGGAGAATTATATGTATCGGGAGATCCCATTTCTGAAGATTTAAGAGAATGTGGCAATCAAGCTTATTTAGGAATGTTTAAAATTGTAGAATTTGGCCAAAAGTCTTTAAAATTAAAAAACTCGGTTCCCACTGCAACATTGATGATGAGCTTTTGGAGTGGTGTTCACGGCTTTGCTGTACTCAACGAACGGAAATGGAAACAAATCAAATCCACTGCAGAAGAAACTATCTTTCGTAAAGAAGTGGATCAAATTTTAGAGATTATGATTGAGGGAACCCGTCTGTAA
- a CDS encoding zinc-dependent alcohol dehydrogenase, which translates to MRRLMFRKKGILEWEEVNPLTITEENQVIVEPIAIARCDLDLPILRGETLFRAPFPVGHEFVGKIKSLSEDLKDLYSIGMTVVSPFQISCGFCPSCMTQHSNSCESVPYTSGFGMPPGAHSFGGAIADEIKIPFAKHMLLTVDTKINPVGIASLSDNIAEVWKLAGRFLNRKKDPKVLVVGGHAGSIGLYTALFLHQTKKADVMYVDTDPNRIQLAESLGIPVEHFASFPKPTNKYDLVCDASAQKEGWDFAVRSLGRNAIFSSASIFWTNKWEIPYLEMYNQGVEIHLGRVESKDSMEALYPYILSGVFTPEKIVTKQVSFNDAKEAWLEESIKLVITK; encoded by the coding sequence ATGCGTCGACTGATGTTTCGAAAAAAAGGAATTTTAGAATGGGAGGAAGTAAACCCACTCACAATCACCGAAGAAAACCAAGTGATTGTGGAACCCATTGCCATTGCGCGTTGTGATTTGGATTTACCCATCCTTCGTGGAGAAACTTTATTTCGCGCACCCTTCCCCGTCGGACACGAGTTTGTTGGTAAAATCAAATCACTCTCTGAAGATTTAAAGGATTTGTATTCCATTGGAATGACAGTGGTAAGTCCTTTCCAAATTTCCTGCGGATTTTGTCCCTCTTGTATGACACAACATTCGAATTCCTGCGAATCAGTTCCCTATACTTCCGGGTTTGGAATGCCTCCGGGTGCCCATTCATTTGGTGGAGCCATCGCCGATGAAATCAAAATTCCATTCGCAAAACATATGTTACTTACAGTTGATACAAAAATTAATCCTGTTGGAATTGCGAGCCTAAGTGATAACATTGCTGAAGTTTGGAAATTGGCAGGAAGATTTTTAAATCGAAAAAAAGATCCCAAGGTACTCGTTGTGGGTGGACACGCCGGAAGTATTGGACTTTATACGGCTTTATTTCTCCACCAAACAAAAAAAGCCGATGTGATGTATGTTGATACAGATCCAAATCGAATTCAATTGGCAGAATCTTTGGGAATCCCTGTGGAACATTTTGCTAGTTTCCCCAAACCAACCAATAAATATGATTTAGTTTGTGATGCTTCTGCTCAAAAAGAGGGATGGGATTTTGCAGTTCGTTCTCTCGGACGAAACGCCATCTTTAGTTCTGCTTCTATCTTTTGGACCAACAAGTGGGAAATCCCATATTTAGAAATGTACAACCAAGGAGTCGAAATCCATTTGGGCCGAGTGGAATCCAAAGATTCAATGGAAGCACTTTACCCTTACATTCTATCAGGAGTTTTTACCCCAGAAAAAATTGTTACCAAACAAGTTTCATTCAATGATGCCAAAGAGGCATGGCTCGAAGAATCAATCAAGTTAGTGATAACAAAATGA
- a CDS encoding DUF4846 domain-containing protein: MKPNSLVLIENRKQNFKIYIYIVLFLLIFSFQNLYADSIKERFPPPNNFSRVNFPKDSFASYLQHFPLKLKGSPVYLYNGRTKSNQVHAAVLDFPLLKDDLIQCADAVMKLRAEYFYSLNEYDKIQFRISNGMEVGFSRFAKGDRVKVSGNKTSWKTGKFKKGTGRDVFEEYLRFIYSYAGTISLKSELKKKQVTDLKPGDVWIEAGSPGHVVLIVDQVTGKDGQTLFLLAQSYMPSQEMHILNSDSKYSPWFEVPKNQTFPTPEWEFPTKEIYGFVK, from the coding sequence ATGAAACCAAACTCCCTTGTTTTAATTGAAAACCGAAAACAAAATTTCAAAATTTATATTTATATAGTTTTGTTCTTACTCATTTTTTCCTTCCAAAACCTATATGCTGATTCTATTAAAGAACGTTTCCCACCACCTAATAATTTCAGTCGAGTGAATTTCCCAAAAGATAGTTTTGCCAGTTACCTTCAACACTTCCCTTTAAAACTGAAAGGAAGCCCAGTTTATCTTTACAATGGAAGGACAAAATCGAACCAAGTCCATGCCGCTGTCTTAGACTTCCCTCTCTTAAAAGATGATCTCATCCAATGTGCCGATGCTGTGATGAAACTAAGGGCAGAGTATTTTTATTCCTTAAATGAATATGACAAAATCCAATTTAGGATTAGTAACGGAATGGAAGTTGGATTTTCTCGTTTTGCCAAGGGAGACCGAGTCAAAGTTTCTGGTAATAAAACTAGCTGGAAAACAGGCAAATTCAAAAAGGGAACAGGCCGCGATGTATTCGAAGAATACTTAAGATTTATTTATAGTTATGCAGGAACCATTTCCTTAAAATCGGAACTGAAGAAAAAACAAGTAACCGATTTAAAACCAGGTGATGTTTGGATAGAAGCCGGTTCTCCTGGACATGTGGTTTTGATTGTGGATCAAGTAACAGGAAAAGATGGACAAACTTTATTTCTTCTGGCACAAAGTTATATGCCTTCGCAGGAAATGCACATTCTAAATTCAGATAGTAAATATTCCCCTTGGTTTGAAGTTCCCAAAAACCAAACCTTCCCAACTCCAGAATGGGAATTTCCAACAAAAGAAATTTATGGATTTGTAAAATGA
- a CDS encoding ankyrin repeat domain-containing protein: MKTILSCSNCFSGHSVSTSKLEGKKGKYRCKKCSTWNHFDYHLETKLNNTNSLVLFDLHFKDQIPEHKLQGQIFGRYTTDFITDWSNEELVFLKDEEGTENDVRISISGLPELSRLKNLLFDITTESPSKNLSIIINQNVNVSQVRLSVTVVSLDDHSVSGKLYLAIADEWNTFLHGNFIATHIYKIRFDEHGDPDKKIPEFISNELSAKIYALSGNILALQENFSLLTKEHKEELLTLVMYHWPENKNTVSEVHFKEENLQVVFQLSQKKLNETLIYLLSNQVVPNLNHWKLIHEVVCHSEIEPLFVPLLKHKFPEGYQSHLGSSLESKNDDKTLDWLDEDDVYLLDSFVRTVGSLDYVINDSIRNPLGFSLLQESFARARYKSSMRLLERGADPNHLDANGETAIFKLCQDSTLRLQEKTALMDELIRRGAKVNIQSVNGMTPLHWCSVFGEPSLAKRLITAGVDIHTSDNSGSTALHEACKFGNSAVLALLLESGAKSNAKTLDDKTGRDLAFENLEIAELEGDEEKKNRCQRVLSLLDVYGG; the protein is encoded by the coding sequence ATGAAAACGATCTTATCCTGTTCTAATTGTTTTAGTGGCCATTCTGTTTCTACTTCCAAACTGGAAGGAAAAAAAGGTAAGTACCGCTGTAAAAAATGTTCAACTTGGAACCATTTTGATTATCATCTCGAGACAAAATTAAATAATACCAACTCACTTGTGTTATTTGATCTTCATTTTAAAGATCAAATTCCTGAACACAAACTCCAAGGCCAAATTTTTGGAAGATACACTACTGATTTTATCACAGATTGGTCTAATGAAGAATTAGTTTTCCTAAAAGATGAAGAAGGAACAGAAAACGACGTTCGAATCTCTATTTCGGGATTACCAGAATTATCGAGGTTAAAAAATTTACTTTTTGATATCACAACAGAATCACCTTCAAAAAACTTAAGTATCATTATCAATCAGAATGTAAATGTTTCACAGGTTCGATTGTCAGTCACAGTTGTTTCCCTAGATGATCATTCTGTGTCTGGAAAGTTATATTTGGCGATTGCTGATGAGTGGAATACCTTTTTACACGGAAATTTTATAGCCACTCATATCTACAAAATTCGATTTGATGAACATGGTGATCCTGATAAAAAAATTCCAGAATTTATATCCAATGAATTGTCTGCAAAAATTTACGCTCTGTCGGGCAATATTCTGGCATTGCAGGAAAATTTTTCTCTTTTAACTAAGGAACATAAAGAAGAGTTATTAACTCTAGTAATGTATCATTGGCCGGAAAATAAAAATACAGTTTCTGAAGTTCATTTTAAAGAAGAGAACTTACAGGTTGTTTTCCAACTCAGTCAAAAGAAATTAAATGAAACCTTAATCTACTTACTTTCCAACCAAGTGGTTCCAAATCTAAATCATTGGAAACTTATCCATGAAGTAGTTTGTCATTCGGAAATCGAACCTTTGTTCGTTCCACTTTTAAAACATAAATTTCCAGAAGGTTATCAAAGTCACTTAGGCTCTAGTTTAGAATCAAAAAATGACGACAAAACTTTGGACTGGTTGGATGAAGATGATGTATATCTTTTGGATTCTTTTGTTCGCACCGTCGGTTCTTTGGATTATGTAATCAACGATTCCATTCGTAACCCTCTCGGTTTTTCGCTTTTACAAGAATCGTTTGCCCGCGCACGATACAAGTCTTCTATGCGGCTTTTGGAACGAGGAGCAGATCCCAATCATTTAGATGCGAATGGAGAAACAGCCATCTTTAAGTTATGCCAGGATAGCACTTTACGTTTACAAGAAAAAACAGCTCTTATGGATGAACTCATTCGGAGAGGAGCCAAAGTCAATATCCAATCAGTGAATGGGATGACCCCTTTGCATTGGTGTTCTGTTTTTGGAGAACCAAGTTTAGCAAAGAGACTCATCACAGCCGGTGTCGACATTCATACTTCGGATAACAGTGGTAGTACGGCTCTTCACGAAGCTTGTAAATTTGGGAATTCTGCAGTGCTTGCTTTGTTATTAGAATCTGGGGCTAAATCCAATGCCAAAACTTTAGATGACAAAACAGGAAGAGATCTTGCCTTCGAAAATTTAGAAATTGCTGAATTAGAAGGGGATGAGGAGAAAAAGAACAGATGCCAACGAGTTCTTTCTCTCCTGGATGTTTATGGTGGTTAG
- a CDS encoding DUF6272 family protein yields the protein MRKYGNLKSTNTNNTEPESKIQIQLKPLDLMRYWRRIGILSDFIGYFYGFSFLPNVPSESMDMKNSEIVNSISTVFNELLENAAKYSHDKKADIEISLIHRGKTFEIFVRNKTNVSNVNAYEASLKEIFSADNLENLYIEKLETNENDPHHSGIGLLMVLKDYPVEMEVSFESEGEETIITSHVIYFTDGFPQS from the coding sequence ATGCGAAAGTACGGCAATTTAAAATCCACAAATACTAACAATACCGAACCTGAATCCAAAATCCAAATCCAATTAAAACCTTTGGATTTAATGAGATATTGGCGCCGGATTGGAATCCTTTCTGATTTTATTGGTTATTTTTATGGATTCTCTTTTTTGCCCAATGTTCCCTCCGAATCGATGGACATGAAAAATTCTGAGATTGTAAATTCCATCTCAACGGTGTTTAATGAACTTTTGGAAAACGCCGCCAAATATTCTCACGATAAAAAAGCAGATATAGAAATTTCTCTCATCCATAGGGGCAAAACTTTTGAAATCTTTGTTCGCAATAAAACAAATGTATCCAATGTTAATGCTTATGAGGCGAGTTTAAAAGAGATTTTTTCTGCTGACAATTTAGAAAATTTGTATATTGAAAAATTAGAAACTAATGAAAATGATCCGCACCATTCTGGAATTGGCCTTTTGATGGTTTTGAAAGATTACCCAGTAGAAATGGAAGTTTCATTTGAATCCGAAGGGGAAGAAACAATCATTACCAGCCATGTCATCTATTTTACAGACGGGTTCCCTCAATCATAA
- a CDS encoding TIGR00730 family Rossman fold protein, producing MTQFKNIAVYCGSSPGQDPYYMNAAFELGEYLGTHQIGLVYGGASVGLMGAVANGCLSKNGSVTGVLPKFLKRKEIEHNKLNQLILVDSMHERKLKMFDLSDAFVVLPGGFGTMEEFFEVVTWSQLGLHHKPIIILNWLGFYNPLLTLIQNMVSSGFLKKENANLVQVLETSKNLLSALQNYSPSKTEKWLSEDTV from the coding sequence ATGACACAATTTAAAAACATCGCCGTATATTGTGGGTCTTCACCTGGACAAGATCCTTATTATATGAACGCAGCATTTGAGTTAGGTGAATATTTAGGAACACACCAAATTGGATTGGTATATGGGGGTGCCAGTGTTGGTCTAATGGGAGCTGTTGCCAACGGATGTTTATCCAAAAATGGATCGGTCACAGGTGTACTTCCCAAATTTCTAAAACGAAAAGAAATAGAACATAACAAACTCAACCAACTCATCCTTGTAGACAGTATGCACGAAAGAAAACTCAAAATGTTTGATTTGTCAGATGCATTTGTTGTATTACCAGGTGGGTTCGGGACCATGGAGGAATTCTTTGAAGTTGTCACCTGGTCTCAGTTAGGCCTACACCACAAACCAATCATCATTCTCAATTGGCTGGGATTTTACAACCCCCTCCTAACACTCATACAAAATATGGTAAGTTCCGGATTTCTAAAAAAAGAAAATGCAAACCTCGTACAAGTTCTAGAAACTTCAAAAAATCTCCTTTCCGCCTTACAAAACTATTCACCGTCTAAGACGGAGAAATGGTTGTCCGAAGACACCGTCTAA